One window of the Melopsittacus undulatus isolate bMelUnd1 chromosome 20 unlocalized genomic scaffold, bMelUnd1.mat.Z SUPER_20_unloc_1, whole genome shotgun sequence genome contains the following:
- the LOC101871423 gene encoding keratin-associated protein 9-1-like — MTPCKPYKKVSILMLTAVCLISHSLTCTGGLLYQHLRSMSYYEQCKQPCLPPPICMQKCAKCVEPCKPVCVEPCDNICVKPCSTPCVEVCTTPCATQCTTSCTTQCVEPCPIQCATTCSTQCVEPCASQCTTTCSTQCVEPCPIQCATTCSTQCVEVCPPKCIDVCVKPCATQCTTQCVEPCATQCCTTCVEPCPPPCVEVCTTKCVDSCETVCLEPCSTVCSRPC, encoded by the exons ATGACGCCATGCAAGCCATATAAAAAGGTTAGCATTTTGATGCTCACAGCAGTTTGTTTGATTTCTCACTCACTCACCTGCACTGGTGGACTG CTTTACCAGCACCTCAGAAGTATGTCTTACTACGAGCAGTGCAaacagccctgcctgccccctCCCATTTGTATGCAGAAATGCGCCAAGTGTGTGGAGCCCTGCAAGCCGGTGTGTGTGGAGCCCTGTGACAACATCTGTGTGAAGCCATGTTCCACTCCATGTGTGGAGGTCTGCACAACGCCCTGTGCCACCCAGTGCACCACATCCTGCACCACCCAGTGCGTGGAGCCATGTCCCATCCAGTGCGCCACCACCTGCAGCACCCAGTGTGTGGAGCCTTGTGCCAGCCAGTGCACCACCACCTGCAGCACCCAGTGCGTGGAGCCATGTCCCATCCAGTGCGCCACCACCTGCAGCACCCAGTGTGTGGAGGTCTGCCCCCCTAAGTGCATTGATGTCTGTGTAAAGCCATGTGCCACTCAGTGCACCACTCAGTGTGTGGAGCCTTGTGCCACCCAGTGCTGCACCACGTGTGTGGAGCCCTGCCCACCCCCATGCGTGGAGGTGTGTACCACCAAGTGTGTTGATTCATGTGAGACGGTGTGCCTGGAGCCATGTAGCACTGTCTGCTCTCGCCCATGCTGA